Part of the Nitrospirota bacterium genome is shown below.
CAATGATGTGTGCCAGACCATATAGGGGTGCCCTTCCATTAGAAAAGATTTTAAGCGAATTAAAAAATAACGCTGGAACCCAGTTTGACCCTATGATTGTGGAAGCAATATTAAAAGGAAAAGTCTCACTGAAGTAGTGGTCATTTTTCTTAATGGTGGACGGTAGCGGGATCGAACCGCCGACCTCCGCGTTGCGAACGCGGCGCTCTCCCAGCTGAGCTAACCGCCCACTGTCCTGCTTTTGAAAAACGAAGGTATTCCATTTGCTTCTCTTGGGCCAACAGTAATCTTCCAGCCTTCCAATTTCTCTTCGAGTGCTCCACTCAGGATTGCCACATAGCCTGGTATTATTAGCTCTCTGTGGTTAATTGAATTTTCTATTTCACTGCCCTTTATAAACTCTGCTATCTTTGAGGCGGTAAATTTACCAGCAGCCCATGCAGTCAGAACCGAGAGCCCTTCTGCATCCATCACTGCAAGCCAGCAGGGCACCTTGCTGTTTTCTACCTCACCACGAACTATAAAGTATGTGAGTGAGAAATTGGTGGTAACAAGAAGCGGTGATTCAGTAGTCGGCTCACCAACTTTGTATATTTCCTGTGCAACCTGCATAGGCACCTGCGGGTCTGTATATATGTTCTGCCTCAGTGTAAATAATGCAAGCATCTTCCACTTCTCTATCGAATTCAGCACAACAATTGAGGCATATTTAGTTACAGCTACTGTGGCTATTGCAGCCTCATGGATACTGTCATCCTTTGTTTCACGATCTTCGATTCCTGTAAATGTGATAATCGGATATCCAAGAGGCTTGAAATTCTTCTTTATCGCTGCACGCCTGATAATGGTATTCTTCTCGATTATTTCCTTTGGACTCTTTGCACATGAATCAAGGATGATGTCTTCAATACCTAATCCCCTAACTTTCTCTGAAAGGGTGACTAATGTATCTAAATTATCTGATGAAACAACCAGAGGAAGTTTTCGCTCCTTTGCGATTGCAGCCATAGCCTCAGCATTATCCTCATAAGCAGCATATATCAATGGTTTTTTATCAGCACAGTGTTTAAGACCTGCTGATATTGCATCTAAATTTGATGACGCCAGCATAAGTGGAACGTCAGGGGCAGATTCAATAATCTTTTTTACTACTATCTCAAACCTCCCTGCGTCACCAGAGGCATTCTCCACTGCAATCATGTCTACCCTAAGTTTTTGTCCAACCCTCTCTACCTCTGAGGATTTAACTGCTTCTATCTGATTGAAGATATCATTATCGCTTGAGTTATCGTTTATCCTGAGTGCAAATGCACAAGGGTTAACGAATTTTTTATCATGTCTGAAAAGTACAGTCTCTTCGCCCATCTTTATAGCCTTCTCACCGACACCAAGTGTAATCTGTCTAACAGGTGGTGCAGATGCCTCACCAAGAATCCGCTTTGCCTCTTCTGATACATCAGGGCATGCATTAATATCTGCCTGTCGTGCTGCGAGTTTCATTGCAAATGCAAGGCATGTAGGAAACCCACATTTTTTACAGTTTGTCTTTGGAAGAAGTTTGAATATCTCAACACCNNNNNNNNNNNNNNNNNNNNNNNNNNNNNNNNNNNNNNNNNNNNNNNNNNNNNNNNNNNNNNNNNNNNNNNNNNNNNNNNNNNNNNNNNNNNNNNNNNNNTCAATTGCCTTTGGATGTCGCATTATGAGTAGATCAACACCTGCCATGAGCATAGATACAGCAGTTACTACCTCCCAGGTAATACCCCTTTCTTCAGCAGAGCCCCATTCAGGGATGTCTGTTTCAGGGGCAAACGCCTCTTTTACCTTCCAGACATACATCCCTACATCACCAACGATGGGTGGTTGCATTACGGTGTCATTCTGGAGTAAAGCCGCTATCCTTATCCTTTCCATGACCGAGTATGTATACTCTAAGCCATAACCGAGTGCTGAGCACATCGGGTCTACAAACAGTCTTTCCTTATCAAAACCAAATTGCCCTAAGAGTATATTTAGTTGTTTTGATAGGTTTATATCCAGTTGTGACATAGCAATGAGTTTATGGTTATGTGCCATGGCTGCGGCTGCGATGGTCTTATAGTTTTCCTCCTGAGCCTTACCGATTATGCAGTTTTTTCCTTTGGCTGCATCTGCAGCGGCGACAAGGATCTCAGCATCCTTTTCTATATGGTTGCTTCCAAGAATTATCAATGGAACATTTATTGCGTTAACTACATCAGAGACTGTCTTTGCTGCATCCTGCGGGCTACGGTTTTCTCTATCAGGATGCGTGCTTATAAGCCTGAGTGCGATTGATTCTGCGTTGAGTTTTTCTTCACAGTGCTTAGCCCATTTAACAGGATCGCTCACAACATCACCGAATTGACCTTTTAATAAATCAGGCCAATCCTCAGGTGGTGTATCCTGTATTTCAATGGCTATTGCAGGTCTGTGAGGAATCCCACCCTCAAAACTGAGGAAGGGTAGCGTATTTTCCCCACCAATCGTTACAGCCTTAGTACCCCCTCCAAACTGAACTGTAAAAACCTTTCCAGCACAACTCTCTTTAGGTATTGTAAAAGCCATTTTTCTCTATCCTCCTTAAACAGTTAAGGTTACATCTCTAAGTACGAATGTGCATACAGTATGTTCCCCAAAAAGAGATCACTTGTTTTCATTGTATCCATTAATTCCTTATCGGTCGGATCCATAATAGCAGCAGATAAACCTTCGTGCATGAGAATCGTAAGGAATGTTCTGTTTATAAGTCCCCTCAGGTTTTTTGGTGAACCGTTCGAGACATTGCTGAGTCCCACTACTGTTTTCATGGGTGGGTCATTCAACTCCTTAAACATTCTTATAGCCTTTACTGCTCTAAGTGCCTGGTCTTGCATGGTTGATAATTGAAGCACCAGAGGGTCAAGGAATATATCTTCTAATGGTACTCCGTGTTCCATGGCCCTCGCCATTATCTCTGCGGCAATAGCACATCTCTCCTCAGCATCTGCTGGTATTCCACCTTTTCCGAGAGTAAGTCCTATTACCTGAGCATTATATTTTGCAGCTAATTCAAGCATTACAAACCTTTCTGGTTGATTTGATGTAGAATTTATAAGTGCTTTTCCCCATTGGTTATTATGAGCCTTGAGTCCTGATTCCATCGCCTGTGGATTTGTAGTATCAAGGCAGAGTGGAAGTTGAACCACTTCCTGTATTATCCTCACCATCCAGTCCATCAACTCCTCACCCTTTTCCTCAGCGGGTCCTGTATTGACATCAATAAAGTGAGCACCTGCTTTCCACTGGACAACAGCGATCTCCTGTATGGGCTTTGGATCTCGTGCATTCATAGCCTCTCTTACCCGTTTTGCGATTACACTGATCCTCTCACCGATAACAATCATAACCTTCTCTCCTTTCAGTAATTTAAAAATCTAATTATATTTATGGTATCATCAATTCGTCAAGTATATTGTAAAGAGCTCTCAGTGCCCTTGAGTCTTCAGGGAGTGTTATTAAAGGTTTTCCCTGCAAGTCATATTCGAATATCAGGTCATCAGCAGGAACTATACCAAAGAGACTCAGTCCTTCTCTCTCTGAGAGCCTCTTTATATCTCCTTCTATATTGTCAGTCACCCTGTTTATGATCAAGCCTCTCCTTCTGATAGCAAGCTCGAGTTCATCACAGAGGTCATTTATCCTCTTTGCGGTCATTATCCCCCGCACAGTAGGGTCACTGATTATAAGCAGAAGGTCTACATTCTGCGTGGTTCTGCGGCTGAGGTGTTCAAGCCCTGCCTCATTGTCCATAACAACATAGGGATATGTATCTGCAAGTTTGTCTGTATATTTCCTGATTATATTGTTCGCAGCGCAATAGCATCCAGGACCCTCCGGTCTTCCCATTACAAGTAAATCAAAGCCTTTAGATTCGATCAGTGTCTGCTGAATAGAATAGTCAAAGAGCTCTTCCATGCTCATACCACCTGGCCTCTCAACACCACTTCTCACCGTCACCATAGATTGTTCCCTCATGGCGCCAACAGTTGCATGGACATTGACACCTAATATCTCATTTAGATTTGCGTTTGCATCTGCATCTACAGCAAGAACAGGCCCCCTTCTTTTCTCTATAAGGTATCTTACAATCAAGCCAGTGATACTTGTCTTACCTGTGCCACCTTTCCCTGCTAATGCGATTGAATATGCCATCTTCCGTTATCCGTTGACCGTTATCCGTTTCCGGTTTACGAATTTTGGATTATTACTCCTGAAACAACTCCTTTTGAGCGATTGTAACTTTAACCTTTTTAGTTCGTTTCACCTTTCTTTCTTTATATGTGCTACCGTAAATCTTTCTAACCTTTTTTGCCTGGCCACAATTCATATCCCCTTCTGGGCATGGTGCATAAAGGCAGGCAGGACCTGCCTTATGAAAGATTGTTGGTACAATTGGTTTTACCAGTAACAACATCTGATATGCCATATTTCTAATTTCCCACTGTGCCCTGTAACAGCACCGCTGTCTGAAAAAATGCAGGAGTTCACGTGCATTCATTGTAACAATTATCTTTGTTTCTACTGCATTTGGAAGCACAAATCTCGCATCCTGATTCGCAGCCTCGCCCTTTATACCTTTTTCATTCAGTCTTTCAACAAGAAAGTCATACACATTTTGTGATTCAACCATAAAATCTTCAAATCTCTTCTTTGTCTCATTATCATTACTAATAGAAGGTGGAATAATATAATCGAATGTTGTCTGACTTCTGACTTCTGACTTCTGACTTCTGACTTCTGACACGTATCTCTGGGATTGCTGAGAGTATGATGCAAGTCTGTGTCTGACAAGTTGATGGGAACATGCCCTTGAAATACCTTCAATCGCAAATGTAAAAGACGCATGCTCAATTGGGCTCATATGACCAATCTTAACCAGTTTCTCAACAAAGGCCTTCTGATCTTTAGCTTCAATCTTCCCTTTAAGGGATACGATATCTGATGGGCTGTAACAGAGTTTTGCCGCCATTGCCACAGTCTCCTCAGGATTGGGAGTATGTCTCAGTAGAATTACTTTTAATTTTGCTTCGCCCATCTATCTAAATCCCTCTTCCTCTGTAGGGAATCCTCCATTTTCTACATCTTCCTTAAACTGTTTGACAGAACGGAGTGCATCCTCCTTTAGATTTGCATATCTCTTTACAAACTTTGGCACAAATCTATCAAACATCCCAAGGAGGTCATGGAGCACCAGAACCTGTCCATCGCAATATGGTCCTGCGCCAATTCCGATAGTTGGGATAGTAAGTTCTTCTGTTATCCTTTTTGCAAGATCTATCGGTATTACCTCAAGGACAAGGGAGAAAGCCCCTGCATCTTCAACAGCATGGGCATCATCTATCAGCCTTTTTGCACTCTCATCATCCCTTCCCTGAACCTTATAACCTCCCATCCTGTGTATAGACTGAGGGGTTAGTCCTATATGTGCCATTACAGGTATGTCATATCTTGTCAATACCTCTATATGTCTTACTACAGATACCCCACCCTCAAGTTTTACTGCAGATGCTCCTCCTTCTTTTAGGAACCTCCCTGCATTTCTCACCGCATCATCAATACTTGCCTGATATGAGAGAAATGGCATGTCTCCAACTACCATTGCATTCTTTGCTGCCCTCGATACCATCTTCGTATGATAAACCATCTCATCCATCGTTACAGGGAGTGTGTTGTCCAATCCCTGAACTACCATCCCAACAGAATCTCCTACAAGGATAATATCTATTCCTGCTTCATCCACGATCTGGGCAGAGGGATAATCGTATGCGGTAAGCATCGTAATCTTTCTTCCTTCTGCCTTCTTTTTAAAAATCTCTGGTATGGTAATCTTAGCCATAAAGATAAATCAAAATGCAAAAATTTTGAATTTTAAATTACAGCAAACCTGCTATCTCCATGATAAGTGGCACCTTCCCTTCCAACCCTATAGCCATTATGTGCACACCATCGCAGACCATGTCTTCTTTAAGCTCCCTTATCTGTCTTGCGGCAATCTCTATACCTTTATCGAGTGCCTTTTCCTTTCCTGCAGACTTCAACTCCTCAATAAGAAATTCAGGGACAGTTATACCAGGAACAAACTTATTGAGATAGTTCGCCATACCTGCATTCTTCAAGAGTAGTATTCCAGCAAGTATCTTTACATCAAACTGCCTTGCGACCTTCATAAACTCCCTGAATTTTGAAAGGTCATAGACCGCCTGTGTCTGGAAGAACCTTGCCCCTGCCTTCACCTTCTTTTCGAATTTCATAAGCTGTGGCTCTATGGGATTTGCCTCGGGTGTTACCACGGCACCAGGGAAAAGGTCTGTAGCACCCTTAAGGTCATTCCCCATCATGTCTTTCCCTGAGTTNNNNNNNNNNNNNNNNNNNNNNNNNNNNNNNNNNNNNNNNNNNNNNNNNNNNNNNNNNNNNNNNNNNNNNNNNNNNNNNNNNNNNNNNNNNNNNNNNNNNCCTTCACCTTCTTTTCGAATTTCATAAGCTGTGGCTCTATGGGATTTGCCTCGGGTGTTACCACGGCACCAGGGAAAAGGTCTGTAGCACCCTTAAGGTCATTCCCCATCATGTCTTTCCCTGAGTTAAGCGCCATTACAACTCTTAAAAGTTGAACAGATTCAAGGTCATAAACAGGTTTCGCAGATTTATGGTCACCTGCCATTACATGATCCCCTGTCATGCAGAGTATATTTTTTATGCCGAGAATATATGCGCCAAGCATATCTGATTGAAGCGCCAGTCTGTTTCTATCCCTGCATGTCATCTGTAATATAGGGTCATGCCCCATTTCTTTAAGGAGTCTGCAGACAGGAAGTGACGCAATCCTCATCACTGCACTCTGATTATCCGTTACATTGACCCCATGTGTTTTCCCGATGAGGTGTTTAGCATGCTCAAGCATCTCAGATATATCCGTCCCTTTCGGAGGACCGACTTCTGCTGTTACAACAAATTCTCCTGACTCAAGAGCCTCTTTAAAGGAATTTTTTTTATGCATTTCCATCTTATCACTTACTCCTTTTTTTTGGGTGTTATTGCAACTGGTTTGAGATGTTTGCTGTAATCCTTTGGCTCAAGTATCTCTTTCATATCGTCAAGCCTATCAATATCCTTAAGCCTGTTATATATCCTGACCCATGCACATTCTATATCTGGATTGACCTCACACATACCATTATTTGTGCCACCACATGGACCGTTCAGTAATCCTTTAGGGCATGTTGTGATAGGGCAGATACCTCCTGTTTTATTAAGGATGCATTCACCACAGAGAGAGCACCGTTCATCAAAATGACGGAATCGCGTCATATTTCCAAGAAATATAGTATCATTTGCAGGATATACAGGTTTATCCTTA
Proteins encoded:
- the acsC gene encoding acetyl-CoA decarbonylase/synthase complex subunit gamma — protein: GVEIFKLLPKTNCKKCGFPTCLAFAMKLAARQADINACPDVSEEAKRILGEASAPPVRQITLGVGEKAIKMGEETVLFRHDKKFVNPCAFALRINDNSSDNDIFNQIEAVKSSEVERVGQKLRVDMIAVENASGDAGRFEIVVKKIIESAPDVPLMLASSNLDAISAGLKHCADKKPLIYAAYEDNAEAMAAIAKERKLPLVVSSDNLDTLVTLSEKVRGLGIEDIILDSCAKSPKEIIEKNTIIRRAAIKKNFKPLGYPIITFTGIEDRETKDDSIHEAAIATVAVTKYASIVVLNSIEKWKMLALFTLRQNIYTDPQVPMQVAQEIYKVGEPTTESPLLVTTNFSLTYFIVRGEVENSKVPCWLAVMDAEGLSVLTAWAAGKFTASKIAEFIKGSEIENSINHRELIIPGYVAILSGALEEKLEGWKITVGPREANGIPSFFKSRTVGG
- a CDS encoding acetyl-CoA decarbonylase/synthase complex subunit delta, with product MAFTIPKESCAGKVFTVQFGGGTKAVTIGGENTLPFLSFEGGIPHRPAIAIEIQDTPPEDWPDLLKGQFGDVVSDPVKWAKHCEEKLNAESIALRLISTHPDRENRSPQDAAKTVSDVVNAINVPLIILGSNHIEKDAEILVAAADAAKGKNCIIGKAQEENYKTIAAAAMAHNHKLIAMSQLDINLSKQLNILLGQFGFDKERLFVDPMCSALGYGLEYTYSVMERIRIAALLQNDTVMQPPIVGDVGMYVWKVKEAFAPETDIPEWGSAEERGITWEVVTAVSMLMAGVDLLIMRHPKAI
- a CDS encoding dihydropteroate synthase, encoding MIVIGERISVIAKRVREAMNARDPKPIQEIAVVQWKAGAHFIDVNTGPAEEKGEELMDWMVRIIQEVVQLPLCLDTTNPQAMESGLKAHNNQWGKALINSTSNQPERFVMLELAAKYNAQVIGLTLGKGGIPADAEERCAIAAEIMARAMEHGVPLEDIFLDPLVLQLSTMQDQALRAVKAIRMFKELNDPPMKTVVGLSNVSNGSPKNLRGLINRTFLTILMHEGLSAAIMDPTDKELMDTMKTSDLFLGNILYAHSYLEM
- a CDS encoding carbon monoxide dehydrogenase, whose protein sequence is MAYSIALAGKGGTGKTSITGLIVRYLIEKRRGPVLAVDADANANLNEILGVNVHATVGAMREQSMVTVRSGVERPGGMSMEELFDYSIQQTLIESKGFDLLVMGRPEGPGCYCAANNIIRKYTDKLADTYPYVVMDNEAGLEHLSRRTTQNVDLLLIISDPTVRGIMTAKRINDLCDELELAIRRRGLIINRVTDNIEGDIKRLSEREGLSLFGIVPADDLIFEYDLQGKPLITLPEDSRALRALYNILDELMIP
- the thyX gene encoding FAD-dependent thymidylate synthase, with translation MGEAKLKVILLRHTPNPEETVAMAAKLCYSPSDIVSLKGKIEAKDQKAFVEKLVKIGHMSPIEHASFTFAIEGISRACSHQLVRHRLASYSQQSQRYVSEVRSQKSEVRSQTTFDYIIPPSISNDNETKKRFEDFMVESQNVYDFLVERLNEKGIKGEAANQDARFVLPNAVETKIIVTMNARELLHFFRQRCCYRAQWEIRNMAYQMLLLVKPIVPTIFHKAGPACLYAPCPEGDMNCGQAKKVRKIYGSTYKERKVKRTKKVKVTIAQKELFQE
- the panB gene encoding 3-methyl-2-oxobutanoate hydroxymethyltransferase; amino-acid sequence: MAKITIPEIFKKKAEGRKITMLTAYDYPSAQIVDEAGIDIILVGDSVGMVVQGLDNTLPVTMDEMVYHTKMVSRAAKNAMVVGDMPFLSYQASIDDAVRNAGRFLKEGGASAVKLEGGVSVVRHIEVLTRYDIPVMAHIGLTPQSIHRMGGYKVQGRDDESAKRLIDDAHAVEDAGAFSLVLEVIPIDLAKRITEELTIPTIGIGAGPYCDGQVLVLHDLLGMFDRFVPKFVKRYANLKEDALRSVKQFKEDVENGGFPTEEEGFR
- a CDS encoding methylenetetrahydrofolate reductase codes for the protein NSGKDMMGNDLKGATDLFPGAVVTPEANPIEPQLMKFEKKVKAGARFFQTQAVYDLSKFREFMKVARQFDVKILAGILLLKNAGMANYLNKFVPGITVPEFLIEELKSAGKEKALDKGIEIAARQIRELKEDMVCDGVHIMAIGLEGKVPLIMEIAGLL
- a CDS encoding methylenetetrahydrofolate reductase; its protein translation is MEMHKKNSFKEALESGEFVVTAEVGPPKGTDISEMLEHAKHLIGKTHGVNVTDNQSAVMRIASLPVCRLLKEMGHDPILQMTCRDRNRLALQSDMLGAYILGIKNILCMTGDHVMAGDHKSAKPVYDLESVQLLRVVMALNSGKDMMGNDLKGATDLFPGAVVTPEANPIEPQLMKFEKKVK
- a CDS encoding methylenetetrahydrofolate reductase C-terminal domain-containing protein; this encodes MIISKQKSFDDLLKSLARYKSLFLLGCSECAALCGTGDENAISEMKDALENAGKVITGSFIPKTGCQVLGTKIELKPFKEAIERSDAILVMSCGAGTQAIVELFKDKPVYPANDTIFLGNMTRFRHFDERCSLCGECILNKTGGICPITTCPKGLLNGPCGGTNNGMCEVNPDIECAWVRIYNRLKDIDRLDDMKEILEPKDYSKHLKPVAITPKKKE